One genomic window of Plasmodium coatneyi strain Hackeri chromosome 12, complete sequence includes the following:
- a CDS encoding Ankyrin has translation MSSKIWKAILKDDVVKLKNSIESEGDVNLNSYNKEGLTLLLFGIEKGCAECCYYLVNERNVNIFLKDKKEKDNALMKCMILGQDMINVSRLLIEKKIDVNEKNKNGKTSLHIASEYNYVKGIELLIKNHAQINALDNEGNTPLMCSIKRSKEEAAILLIEKGADVNIKDGDMNSVLHICAKEHLGNIAQSILLTQKVDIKNCLDGENNSPLHIAAKENQKGLCDLFLKHKFDGYLKNNNNETYEDILKKHEKNDILKEEEKKKNYQEKEIRKRKNYEEAMLKTDVSNFLKLHNLESLIPHFYKHNYVYVDQAFLDVNDSTLKKMNLSKEERHLFYEAVDKHYSQIEDEENEQELANRQLQEEQRRTKRLKLVSYVVSLIFTAIFIYSIVISLLKRGRIFF, from the coding sequence ATGAGCTCCAAAATTTGGAAAGCCATTCTAAAGGACGACGTGGTCAAATTGAAGAACAGTATAGAAAGCGAAGGAGATGTGAACCTAAATTCGTACAACAAGGAAGGATTAACGTTGCTCCTCTTTGGGATCGAAAAGGGGTGTGCCGAATGTTGCTACTACCTCGTCAATGAGCGTAacgtgaatatttttttaaaagataaaaaggagaaggacaaTGCCTTGATGAAGTGCATGATCCTTGGACAGGACATGATCAACGTGAGTAGATTattaatagaaaaaaaaattgatgtaaacgaaaaaaacaaaaatggaaaaacgaGCCTCCATATAGCTAGTGAGTATAACTACGTTAAAGGAATAGAATTGTTGATAAAAAATCATGCCCAGATTAATGCCCTAGATAATGAAGGTAATACTCCCCTAATGTGCTCAATTAAGAGGAgcaaagaagaagcagcCATTTTACTCATCGAAAAGGGTGCAGATGTGAATATAAAAGACGGGGACATGAATTCTGTTCTACACATTTGTGCGAAGGAGCATCTAGGAAATATAGCCCAAAGTATTCTACTCACACAAAAGGtagacataaaaaattgtctCGACGGTGAGAATAATTCCCCCCTACATATAGCAGCAAAGGAAAACCAAAAAGGTCTATGCGACCTCTTTTTGAAGCACAAATTTGATGGATACTTaaaaaacaataacaacGAAACGTATGaggatattttaaaaaaacatgaaaaaaatgatattttgaaggaagaagaaaagaagaaaaattatcagGAGAAAGAAATccgaaagaggaagaactacGAAGAGGCAATGCTAAAAACGGATGTCTCCAATTTTCTCAAATTGCATAATTTAGAATCCCTCattccacatttttacaaacaTAATTATGTGTACGTCGACCAGGCTTTCCTAGATGTCAACGATTCTACACTGAAGAAGATGAACCTCAGTAAGGAAGAGCGCCACCTTTTTTATGAGGCCGTCGATAAGCATTACTCTCAGATAGAGGATGAGGAGAACGAACAAGAGTTGGCTAACCGGCAACTGCAGGAGGAGCAGAGGAGGACGAAGCGCCTCAAGTTGGTTTCTTACGTGGTGTCCCTAATATTTACTgcaatatttatttatagcATCGTCATATCCCTCCTCAAGCGGGGGCGCATCTTCTTCTGA